A genomic window from Solanum dulcamara chromosome 11, daSolDulc1.2, whole genome shotgun sequence includes:
- the LOC129872490 gene encoding uncharacterized protein LOC129872490 yields MHKYCFEALDQILRDIQRFKDPSNLERSFGGKTIVLGGDFRQILPILKLTKNMRLQVGRSSEDLDELKQFSDWILAIGDGKTGYFIDGVEKVKISDDLLIHNCDDPISGIVESTYFNYLTHSTDMKYLQERAILAPTLQMVESVNDYMVSLNHSPDNSYLSPDIICMFDHAFTSLEHVQTPEFLNSIN; encoded by the exons ATGCATAAATACTGTTTTGAGGCTCTTGATCAAATTCTTAGAGATATTCAAAGATTTAAAGATCCATCAAATTTAGAACGGTCATTTGGAGGAAAGACAATTGTTCTTGGAGGGGACTTCAGACAAATCTTGCCA ATTTTAAAGTTAACAAAGAATATGAGATTGCAAGTAGGAAGATCTAGTGAAGATTTGGATGAGCTAAAGCAGTTTTCTGATTGGATTTTGGCAATAGGTGATGGAAAGACGGGATATTTCATTGATGGTGTTGAGAAAGTAAAAATATCCGATGATCTTCTCATACATAATTGTGATGATCCAATATCCGGAATTGTAGAAAGTACATATTTCAATTACTTGACACATTCTACAGATATGAAATACCTTCAAGAAAGAGCAATTCTTGCGCCTACTCTTCAGATGGTAGAATCTGTGAATGATTACATGGTTTCTCTAAACCATAGTCCGGATAATTCATATTTAAGTCCTGATATAATTTGTATGTTTGATCATGCATTTACATCTTTGGAACATGTTCAGACACCTGAATTTCTTAATAGTATTaattaa